In a genomic window of Sulfurimonas denitrificans DSM 1251:
- a CDS encoding ABC transporter permease translates to MQNKINFYIVEYAINSLLRQKYKTIFISIVFSMLVFLLSSLFFITNSIKYELKQTLEALPDITVQKIKGGRHYDIDVSTIDEILDIHGVSGAVARVWGYYYFENAGVNFSLVGIDEYEEQYKKSFVDVAANLDFTKPSMIVGEGVKIVMDKNYYKDYFNFIKPDGTLKRVDIAATFKAQSELESNDVIVMSKENVREIFDISAQKATDIVVRVANFNEVATVASKIKLLYPDTRVITKDDLKISYQNIFDYKSGIFLALFSVSLFTFFIIIYDRVSGLSSEQKREIGILKAVGWRVDDVLKEKFYEGFIVSIFSYLVGITLSFAFVYIFKAPLLQNIFLGYSQLKTSFNLPFVFDMQTLALIFFLSVPIYIAAIIIPSWRSATLEADEVIR, encoded by the coding sequence ATGCAAAATAAGATAAATTTTTACATAGTAGAGTATGCGATAAACTCCCTGCTTCGCCAAAAGTATAAAACTATTTTTATCTCTATAGTCTTTAGTATGTTGGTGTTTTTGCTATCTTCACTCTTTTTTATAACCAATTCCATAAAATATGAGTTAAAACAGACGCTAGAAGCACTTCCTGATATAACAGTGCAAAAGATTAAGGGTGGTCGTCATTATGATATTGATGTTAGCACTATTGATGAAATTTTAGATATTCATGGAGTCAGTGGAGCAGTTGCTAGAGTTTGGGGATACTACTATTTTGAAAATGCTGGGGTAAATTTTAGCCTTGTAGGTATTGATGAGTATGAAGAACAGTACAAAAAATCGTTTGTAGATGTCGCCGCAAACCTTGATTTTACAAAACCTTCCATGATAGTAGGCGAGGGCGTAAAAATAGTTATGGATAAAAACTACTACAAAGATTATTTTAACTTTATAAAACCAGATGGTACGCTAAAAAGAGTAGATATAGCTGCTACATTTAAAGCGCAGAGTGAGCTTGAATCAAATGATGTTATCGTTATGAGCAAAGAAAATGTGCGAGAGATTTTTGATATATCTGCGCAAAAAGCTACAGATATAGTTGTGCGTGTTGCAAATTTCAACGAAGTAGCAACTGTAGCATCTAAGATAAAGTTGCTATACCCAGATACAAGAGTGATAACTAAAGATGATTTAAAAATAAGTTATCAAAATATTTTTGATTATAAAAGTGGAATATTTTTGGCACTCTTTAGTGTCTCGCTTTTTACATTTTTTATCATTATATATGACAGAGTAAGTGGACTCAGCAGTGAGCAAAAAAGAGAGATAGGGATACTAAAGGCTGTTGGATGGAGAGTGGATGACGTGCTCAAAGAGAAGTTTTATGAGGGCTTTATAGTTTCAATTTTCTCCTATCTTGTTGGTATAACACTCTCTTTTGCTTTTGTATATATATTTAAAGCGCCTCTTTTACAAAATATATTTTTAGGTTATTCACAACTAAAGACATCTTTTAATCTACCTTTTGTTTTTGACATGCAGACCTTGGCACTTATCTTTTTTCTAAGTGTACCAATATATATAGCCGCTATCATTATCCCATCGTGGAGAAGTGCGACACTTGAAGCAGATGAGGTTATACGCTAA
- a CDS encoding nitrous oxide reductase accessory protein NosL yields MLKKLFLGVFILLLLTTQNLSADSFTKSATIKPELIQKGSQKEWCPVCGMKLESFYKTSHTSKVNHTDKQYCSMRCLAVDMQEHKIDTNDVKVVDALSQKLIFAKDAHYVVGSDVKGTMSKVSKVAFSSKEAADDFNIEHGGEVVSFEKALKMASESLDSDIEMVQNKKEKQVYPMGKKIYDKNCKQNIDANNYVQLNELKADLADKKLCGTLSEEELQPLSLYIWEVKRFEANDKRVDTIQVTKDEKCPICGMFVYKYPKWAAQIFYEGKHHSFDGVKDMMKYYFQNKDGIKKILVTDYYSQKAIDASTAFYVLGSDVYGPMGKELIPFNSQKEAKAFNMDHKGFKVIEFKDITSSEIYKLDE; encoded by the coding sequence ATGTTAAAAAAACTCTTCCTTGGAGTATTTATACTACTTCTTTTAACAACTCAAAATTTAAGTGCAGATAGTTTTACAAAATCTGCAACGATAAAACCAGAACTTATCCAAAAGGGCTCACAAAAAGAGTGGTGTCCAGTATGTGGTATGAAGCTGGAGAGTTTTTATAAAACTTCACACACTTCAAAAGTAAATCATACAGATAAACAGTACTGCTCTATGAGATGTTTAGCAGTTGACATGCAAGAACATAAGATAGATACGAATGATGTAAAAGTTGTTGACGCTCTATCTCAAAAGTTGATTTTTGCAAAAGATGCTCATTATGTAGTAGGCTCAGATGTAAAGGGAACTATGAGTAAAGTTAGTAAAGTTGCTTTTTCATCAAAAGAGGCAGCGGATGACTTTAACATAGAACATGGCGGAGAGGTAGTTAGTTTTGAGAAGGCTCTAAAGATGGCATCTGAGTCGCTTGATTCAGATATAGAGATGGTTCAAAATAAAAAAGAGAAACAAGTCTATCCGATGGGCAAAAAAATATATGATAAAAATTGTAAACAAAACATAGATGCCAACAATTATGTACAGCTAAATGAGTTAAAAGCAGATTTGGCAGATAAAAAACTTTGTGGAACTCTTAGTGAGGAGGAGCTTCAGCCACTGTCTTTATATATTTGGGAAGTAAAAAGATTTGAAGCAAATGATAAAAGAGTAGATACGATTCAAGTAACAAAAGATGAGAAATGTCCAATATGTGGAATGTTCGTTTACAAATATCCAAAATGGGCGGCACAGATTTTTTATGAAGGTAAACACCACTCATTTGATGGTGTAAAAGATATGATGAAGTACTATTTCCAGAATAAAGATGGCATTAAAAAAATTCTAGTTACAGATTATTACTCACAAAAAGCCATAGACGCATCAACTGCCTTTTATGTCCTTGGAAGCGATGTTTATGGTCCTATGGGCAAAGAGCTTATCCCTTTTAATTCACAAAAAGAGGCAAAAGCTTTTAATATGGACCATAAAGGTTTTAAAGTAATAGAGTTTAAAGATATAACATCTTCTGAGATATATAAACTTGATGAATAA
- a CDS encoding DUF4149 domain-containing protein, translating to MKRNIYIDFSYLLLLAATFGAVIVLGAFVAPVIFNTESILFSIELGRYNEGKIMAEIFSRFSYWIYILAFFVTIYEIVMYKNGQRDSVIFGSSVTVVFSALMFSGVYAPKILSMQKLGEEATLSDTFINLHLVSELDFKILAIAILILFIRRLMLLRIK from the coding sequence TTGAAAAGAAACATTTACATAGATTTTAGTTATCTTCTGCTTTTGGCTGCAACTTTTGGAGCTGTTATTGTCTTGGGTGCATTTGTTGCTCCAGTTATTTTTAACACTGAGTCTATTCTCTTTAGCATTGAGCTAGGCAGATATAACGAGGGAAAAATAATGGCTGAGATATTTAGCCGCTTTAGCTACTGGATATATATCTTAGCTTTTTTTGTGACTATATATGAGATAGTTATGTACAAAAATGGACAAAGAGATTCAGTAATTTTTGGAAGTTCTGTAACAGTGGTTTTTTCTGCACTTATGTTTAGCGGTGTTTATGCGCCAAAAATTCTCTCAATGCAAAAACTAGGGGAAGAAGCGACACTAAGCGATACTTTTATAAATCTTCATTTAGTTAGTGAGCTTGATTTTAAGATTTTAGCAATAGCTATACTTATATTATTTATAAGAAGATTAATGCTTCTTAGGATAAAATAG
- the prmC gene encoding peptide chain release factor N(5)-glutamine methyltransferase, whose product MSSRHIVKDVLHKITQELKESIPRASREAQLLLMYHLNVDELWLLMNQDKEVKEIEKLLEWAQRRAKNEPLEYIVGSVSFYSEEFYIDSGALIPRPETELLIDEVLKNIEDKNSPLNIVEVGVGSGIISIILAKSLPNAKFIAVDISQAALGVARKNIEKFSLEDRIELRHGSLLEPIKEKIDYLVSNPPYIADDVSLESNLSYEPQNALFGGSVGDEIIKELLDGVLKAEINLFSCEMGYDQKDKIQNYLNNKPLKSLVFYKDYSDFDRGFTLRL is encoded by the coding sequence ATGTCAAGCAGACATATAGTAAAAGATGTTCTGCATAAGATAACTCAAGAGTTAAAAGAGAGTATTCCCAGAGCTTCACGTGAGGCGCAACTTCTTTTAATGTACCATTTAAATGTTGATGAACTATGGCTTTTGATGAATCAAGATAAAGAAGTTAAAGAGATAGAAAAACTATTAGAGTGGGCGCAAAGACGTGCTAAAAATGAGCCTTTAGAGTATATAGTCGGGTCTGTTAGTTTTTATAGTGAGGAGTTCTATATCGATAGTGGAGCACTCATCCCACGCCCAGAAACAGAGCTTTTGATAGATGAAGTTTTAAAAAATATAGAAGATAAAAACTCACCTCTAAATATTGTAGAGGTTGGTGTTGGAAGCGGAATCATCTCTATCATACTTGCCAAATCTCTTCCAAATGCAAAATTTATAGCAGTAGATATTTCACAAGCCGCTCTTGGCGTTGCAAGAAAAAACATAGAGAAATTTTCTCTTGAGGATAGAATAGAGCTGCGTCACGGCTCTCTGCTAGAACCCATAAAAGAGAAGATAGACTATCTTGTCTCAAATCCGCCATACATAGCAGATGATGTTTCGTTGGAGTCAAATCTCTCTTACGAACCTCAAAATGCGCTTTTTGGCGGCAGTGTTGGAGATGAGATTATAAAAGAGCTTCTTGATGGAGTCTTAAAGGCTGAGATTAACTTATTTAGCTGTGAGATGGGTTATGACCAAAAAGATAAAATACAAAATTATTTAAACAATAAACCTCTTAAATCATTAGTTTTTTATAAAGACTATAGTGACTTTGATAGAGGTTTTACACTAAGGTTATAG
- a CDS encoding M48 family metallopeptidase: protein MSDKISKKLKAIKMLMSIMGIYTLFILITIYTSVMQIGYVNAAKRGKAILLSDNDFLKAGNYSVAKEKMSIATTFIDYLFFIFWIGFGVKFLEQNIHFENEAFLNIAIVMGFLVIGSVTSLPFGYYEKFVLDEKFGFNKSSKAQWVKDTLISFVMTLIFGSLVIWGIYAIISNFTLWWFWSFAFIFSVVILINMLYPTFRAMFFDKLTPLQNEELDAEIKELMEKTGFVSSGIFISDASKRDARLNAYFGGFGKAKRVVLFDTLLEKLSTRELLAVLGHELGHFSHGDIYKNIALVGAMLFGMFGIFGNLPSSLYMELGISQAPYSIMILLLLFMPVLGFVMMPIMGIVSRHNEYAADRVGSELGGVGGEIELANALKKLVTENRSFPLSHPLYIFFHYTHPPVLERLRVLGVSLGDIDTNALGSACQADI, encoded by the coding sequence ATGAGTGATAAAATCTCAAAAAAATTAAAGGCAATTAAGATGTTAATGAGCATTATGGGAATCTATACACTTTTTATTCTTATCACTATATATACAAGCGTTATGCAGATAGGCTATGTAAATGCAGCAAAAAGGGGCAAGGCTATCCTTCTTAGCGATAATGATTTTTTAAAAGCTGGTAATTACAGTGTGGCTAAAGAGAAGATGAGTATTGCTACAACTTTTATAGATTACCTCTTTTTTATCTTTTGGATTGGTTTTGGAGTTAAGTTTTTAGAGCAAAACATTCACTTTGAAAATGAGGCTTTTTTAAATATTGCCATTGTTATGGGTTTTTTGGTTATAGGTTCTGTTACATCTCTTCCTTTTGGCTACTATGAAAAATTTGTACTTGATGAGAAGTTTGGTTTCAACAAATCAAGTAAAGCTCAATGGGTAAAAGATACGCTTATCTCATTTGTTATGACTCTTATCTTTGGCTCACTGGTTATCTGGGGTATTTATGCGATTATCTCAAATTTTACTCTTTGGTGGTTTTGGAGTTTTGCATTTATTTTTAGTGTAGTAATTCTTATAAATATGCTTTACCCGACTTTTAGAGCGATGTTTTTTGACAAACTCACTCCGCTTCAAAATGAAGAGTTGGATGCAGAGATAAAAGAGTTGATGGAAAAAACTGGTTTTGTAAGTTCTGGTATTTTTATCAGTGACGCAAGTAAGAGAGATGCAAGATTAAATGCCTATTTTGGTGGTTTTGGAAAAGCTAAGCGTGTGGTTTTATTTGATACGCTTTTAGAAAAACTAAGCACAAGAGAACTTTTAGCGGTTTTAGGACATGAGCTTGGGCACTTTTCACATGGAGATATTTATAAAAATATTGCACTAGTTGGAGCGATGCTCTTTGGGATGTTTGGCATCTTTGGAAACCTTCCATCTTCACTATATATGGAGCTTGGTATCTCACAGGCACCATATTCTATTATGATACTTCTTCTTCTTTTTATGCCAGTTTTGGGCTTTGTTATGATGCCTATTATGGGTATTGTGAGCAGACATAATGAGTATGCGGCAGATAGAGTGGGAAGTGAGTTAGGTGGAGTGGGTGGAGAGATAGAACTCGCAAATGCACTTAAAAAACTTGTAACAGAGAACAGAAGCTTTCCTCTATCTCATCCGCTGTATATCTTTTTTCACTACACGCACCCTCCAGTTTTAGAGAGATTAAGAGTTCTTGGAGTCTCGCTTGGAGATATAGATACAAATGCATTAGGCTCGGCATGTCAAGCAGACATATAG
- a CDS encoding patatin-like phospholipase family protein: MKNLKGKKVALALGGGSVLGGVHVGVLKALEEYGVDIKYISGTSAGGIIASLYAFGKSPKEIERIVLNFEWKNLVTLTLSKFAILSNEKIGEMIKENIGDTNIEDSKIPLSMIATDITDGKKILLEKGSTSVAVMATTCVPGIFIPVELDGRLLVDGGILENVPLSCIIEKDVDLIIGVDLVCAHSHKKPQNIIEVLYNSFNFLVKANKLIHSKEADIIIKPDLSNYNAIDLAQMRELIEIGYKETRKMMKNL; the protein is encoded by the coding sequence ATGAAGAATTTAAAAGGTAAAAAAGTCGCCTTAGCTCTTGGCGGAGGCTCTGTTTTAGGCGGTGTACATGTAGGTGTATTAAAAGCTCTAGAGGAGTATGGAGTAGATATAAAATATATAAGCGGAACAAGTGCTGGTGGGATTATCGCCTCACTTTATGCTTTTGGAAAAAGCCCAAAAGAGATAGAGCGGATAGTTTTAAACTTTGAGTGGAAAAACCTCGTAACGCTTACTTTAAGCAAATTTGCCATTTTATCAAACGAGAAGATAGGCGAGATGATAAAAGAGAATATCGGAGATACAAATATAGAAGATTCAAAGATACCACTTAGCATGATAGCAACCGATATAACAGATGGAAAAAAGATACTTCTAGAAAAAGGAAGCACCTCTGTTGCTGTCATGGCAACTACATGTGTTCCAGGGATTTTTATACCTGTAGAGTTGGACGGAAGGCTGCTTGTTGATGGAGGCATACTAGAGAACGTTCCGCTTAGCTGTATAATAGAAAAAGATGTAGATTTAATAATCGGTGTTGATTTAGTTTGTGCGCACTCCCATAAAAAGCCTCAAAATATCATCGAGGTTTTATACAACAGCTTTAATTTTTTAGTCAAAGCAAATAAACTCATACACTCAAAAGAGGCAGATATAATCATAAAACCTGACCTCTCAAACTACAATGCCATAGATTTAGCCCAAATGAGGGAGCTAATAGAGATAGGCTACAAAGAGACACGAAAGATGATGAAAAATCTATAA
- a CDS encoding EF-hand domain-containing protein, with protein MKNLVGYIKLSLIATSFLVIVPSVASAQNMGRSMPTFESFDLNKDGTLTESEMNEARALRAKERQEDGKMLRNSKNHYEFSDIDTSKDGVVDKKEFQEHQLRRKR; from the coding sequence ATGAAAAATTTAGTTGGATATATAAAATTATCTCTTATTGCTACAAGCTTTCTTGTAATTGTTCCCTCTGTTGCATCAGCTCAGAATATGGGTCGAAGTATGCCTACTTTTGAGAGTTTTGACTTAAATAAAGATGGTACGCTCACAGAGAGTGAAATGAATGAGGCAAGAGCGCTAAGAGCAAAAGAGCGTCAAGAGGATGGCAAAATGCTAAGAAATAGCAAAAACCATTATGAGTTCTCAGATATCGACACAAGCAAAGATGGAGTAGTCGATAAAAAAGAGTTCCAAGAGCACCAATTGAGAAGAAAAAGATAG
- a CDS encoding catalase: MKKRLTTAFGAPVADNNNSLTAGARGPMMLQDVWYLEKMAHFDREVIPERRMHAKGSGAFGKFTVTHDITKYTKAKIFSEIGKKTEMFARFSTVAGERGAADAERDIRGFALKFYTEEGNWDLVGNNTPVFFLRDPLKFPDLNHAVKRDPKTNMRSAKNNWDFWTSLPEALHQVTITMSDRGIPYSYRHMHGFGSHTFSFINAKNERHWVKFHFVSQQGIKNLTDEEAEILVGKNRESHQQDLFESIEKGDFPKWKMFVQIMSEEDAKHYKFNPFDLTRVWLKKDYPLIEVGEFELNRNPENYFADVEQAAFNPASVVNGIGFSPDKMLQGRLFSYGDAQRYRLGVNHNLIPVNAPKCPTNSYHRDGLMRVDGNAGATIGYEPNSYEEWQEQKEYAEPILDIDGGASRWEMDDDNFTQPRMLFQLMSKEQKQVLFENTARAMGDAPDMIKKRHIDNCTKADPAYGVGVAKALGLSVKS; the protein is encoded by the coding sequence ATGAAAAAGAGACTAACAACCGCTTTTGGTGCACCTGTTGCAGATAATAACAACTCACTTACCGCAGGGGCAAGGGGTCCTATGATGCTTCAAGATGTATGGTATTTGGAAAAAATGGCACATTTTGATAGGGAAGTTATTCCCGAGAGACGTATGCATGCAAAAGGTTCTGGTGCATTTGGAAAGTTCACGGTTACACATGACATCACAAAATACACCAAAGCAAAAATCTTCTCTGAAATTGGCAAAAAAACAGAGATGTTTGCAAGATTTTCTACTGTTGCAGGCGAGAGAGGTGCTGCAGATGCAGAGAGAGATATCCGTGGTTTTGCTCTTAAGTTTTATACGGAAGAGGGCAATTGGGACTTAGTTGGTAACAATACACCTGTGTTTTTTCTAAGAGACCCACTCAAGTTTCCAGATTTAAACCATGCAGTAAAACGAGATCCAAAAACGAATATGAGAAGTGCAAAAAATAACTGGGATTTTTGGACTAGCTTGCCAGAAGCTCTGCATCAAGTAACCATTACAATGAGCGATAGAGGTATCCCTTATTCTTACCGTCACATGCATGGATTTGGCAGTCACACTTTTAGCTTCATCAATGCTAAAAATGAGAGACATTGGGTTAAGTTTCATTTTGTTAGCCAACAAGGTATCAAAAACTTAACAGATGAAGAGGCTGAAATTTTGGTTGGAAAAAATAGAGAGAGCCATCAGCAAGATTTGTTTGAAAGTATAGAAAAAGGTGATTTTCCAAAGTGGAAAATGTTTGTCCAAATTATGAGCGAAGAAGATGCAAAGCACTATAAGTTCAACCCTTTTGATTTAACAAGAGTGTGGCTTAAAAAAGATTATCCACTCATAGAAGTTGGAGAGTTTGAGCTAAACCGCAACCCAGAAAACTATTTTGCAGATGTAGAACAAGCTGCATTTAATCCTGCAAGCGTTGTAAATGGAATTGGCTTTTCACCTGATAAGATGCTTCAAGGAAGACTTTTCTCATACGGCGATGCACAAAGATACAGACTCGGAGTCAACCATAACCTCATCCCTGTAAATGCTCCAAAATGCCCAACAAACAGTTATCATAGAGATGGCTTAATGAGAGTTGATGGCAATGCTGGAGCAACGATTGGGTACGAGCCAAACTCTTATGAGGAGTGGCAAGAGCAAAAAGAGTATGCTGAACCGATACTCGACATTGATGGTGGAGCTTCCCGATGGGAGATGGATGATGATAATTTCACACAACCTAGAATGCTCTTTCAACTTATGAGTAAAGAGCAAAAACAAGTTCTTTTTGAAAACACAGCAAGAGCTATGGGTGATGCCCCAGATATGATTAAAAAAAGACATATAGACAACTGTACAAAAGCAGACCCAGCTTATGGTGTAGGTGTTGCAAAAGCTTTAGGCTTGAGTGTAAAATCTTAA
- a CDS encoding Dabb family protein has product MIVHIVMFKFKDESKESNIKEVQKRLNALVTLIHELKFMEVGVNFTDSDRAFDLCLYSTFESKEDMAIYAIHPEHLKVVELIKTVTLESKVVDYIL; this is encoded by the coding sequence ATGATAGTTCACATAGTTATGTTTAAGTTTAAAGATGAGAGTAAAGAGTCAAATATAAAAGAGGTGCAAAAGAGGTTAAATGCTTTAGTTACACTTATCCATGAGCTAAAATTTATGGAGGTAGGTGTTAATTTTACTGATTCAGATAGAGCGTTTGACCTCTGTTTATACTCAACATTTGAGAGTAAAGAAGATATGGCAATTTATGCTATTCACCCTGAACATTTAAAGGTAGTGGAGCTTATAAAGACCGTAACGCTTGAGTCAAAAGTGGTCGATTATATTTTATAA
- a CDS encoding SLC13 family permease: protein MADTVIYKKIAVAILIAFIVFLLSFIPFNLTQAVLLGVIAFLVVLWTNEALPLGVVSLLPIVLFPSFGILSTNLTTQNYANPIIFLFLGGFFIAIAVEKSNLHRWIAQKMFSIFPATARGVIFSLTIASGVLSSLLSNTTTALLLIPIALFLSDEAKLKMRFALGVAYGASVGGILTPIGTPPNLILLGFMQDKGMEAFSFVEWMWMMAPLVVIMLIVVSYLLSIGCSDAKISFKEDKKTLNKDQKKILLLLGGVVMLLLLNAPLGSHWSGLGLNESVILLGGGLLLFAPPFSILDWMDDKGKVPFRIMFLFGAGFSIATAFSATSLASELASYLIALSDFPTLFVLLCIAILVTFTTEITSNTALISVMLPIIYALAIQTNMDAKLFMMVATVCASYAFMLPIATPPNAIAMSSGALNVKDMLRYGFLLNLIGVFFVVVIAEFFWR, encoded by the coding sequence ATGGCAGATACAGTTATATATAAAAAAATAGCAGTTGCGATTTTAATAGCATTCATAGTTTTTTTACTCTCTTTTATCCCTTTTAACCTAACTCAAGCGGTTTTGCTTGGAGTTATTGCTTTTTTAGTGGTGCTTTGGACAAATGAGGCTCTGCCACTTGGAGTTGTCTCTTTACTTCCTATTGTTTTGTTTCCATCTTTTGGCATTTTATCTACAAATCTTACAACTCAAAACTATGCAAATCCCATAATTTTCCTCTTTTTGGGAGGGTTTTTTATAGCAATTGCTGTTGAGAAGAGCAATCTACATAGATGGATAGCGCAAAAAATGTTCTCTATTTTTCCAGCTACCGCACGTGGAGTTATATTTTCTCTAACGATTGCTTCTGGAGTTTTAAGCTCTCTTTTGTCAAATACAACAACAGCACTTCTACTTATTCCAATCGCACTCTTCTTAAGTGATGAGGCAAAACTAAAGATGAGGTTTGCTCTTGGCGTTGCTTATGGTGCTAGTGTTGGTGGTATTTTGACTCCAATTGGAACTCCGCCAAATCTTATTTTGCTTGGATTTATGCAAGATAAAGGGATGGAAGCTTTCTCTTTTGTAGAGTGGATGTGGATGATGGCTCCTTTGGTTGTAATTATGCTCATAGTTGTTTCATATCTTCTTAGTATTGGATGTAGTGATGCAAAAATATCTTTTAAAGAGGATAAAAAAACTCTAAACAAAGATCAAAAAAAGATACTTCTACTTCTTGGTGGAGTGGTTATGCTTCTTTTACTAAACGCTCCGCTTGGATCGCACTGGAGTGGACTTGGGTTAAATGAGAGTGTTATTTTGCTTGGCGGAGGACTTTTGCTTTTTGCTCCGCCTTTTTCTATTCTTGATTGGATGGATGACAAAGGAAAAGTTCCATTTAGGATAATGTTTCTCTTTGGTGCAGGATTCTCAATAGCTACCGCTTTTAGCGCAACTTCCCTAGCAAGTGAACTTGCCTCTTATCTTATAGCTTTGAGTGATTTTCCTACTCTGTTTGTACTCCTGTGTATCGCAATTCTTGTAACTTTTACAACAGAGATAACTTCAAATACTGCACTAATCTCTGTAATGCTTCCAATTATTTACGCTCTGGCAATCCAAACAAATATGGACGCCAAACTATTTATGATGGTAGCAACTGTTTGTGCGAGTTACGCTTTTATGCTTCCAATAGCAACACCTCCAAATGCCATAGCCATGAGCAGTGGCGCTCTTAATGTAAAAGATATGCTTAGATATGGATTTTTGCTAAACCTCATAGGTGTCTTTTTTGTAGTAGTTATCGCTGAATTTTTTTGGAGATAA
- the putP gene encoding sodium/proline symporter PutP: protein MQTPLLISFAIYMLGMIGIGIYFYFKTDDLSDYVLGGRGLGPGVTALSAGASDMSGWLLLGLPGMMFRDGLVGSWIAVGLFIGAYLNWHYVAKPLRVYTHHLNDSITIPDYFSNRFKERKNYLRITTAIVILIFYTLYTSSGLVGGAKLFEATFNLEYSTALIVGSVIIVSYTFLGGYNAVSWTDFIQGILMMIALVITPVVVLYEIGGVGEAIKIIELHDASMLDIFRGSSLIGIISLLSWGLGYFGQPHILVRFMSIRDENEIHRAKAIGMSWMGISILGSLAVGFFGFVYVVANGVDLQDSEKIFITLSQLLFNPWIAGFLLAAILAAIMSTIDSQLLVSSSVLTRDIYHAILRKDASDKELVWVGRSTVIVIAIIAWYISSDENSSVLQLVSYAWAGFGAAFGPLIILSLYNQNITKVGAIAGMIVGSLSVIIYKNLEGGIFDMYELLPGFILAWIAILIFSRVGEGASSENKEIFSEVRDKLK from the coding sequence ATGCAAACACCGCTTTTAATATCATTTGCTATATACATGTTAGGGATGATTGGTATTGGGATTTATTTTTATTTTAAGACTGATGATTTGAGTGATTATGTTCTAGGAGGACGAGGGTTGGGACCAGGAGTAACTGCTCTGAGCGCTGGTGCATCAGACATGAGTGGATGGCTTCTTTTAGGGCTTCCGGGAATGATGTTTAGAGATGGTTTGGTTGGCAGTTGGATTGCAGTTGGGCTCTTTATTGGAGCATATTTAAATTGGCATTATGTAGCAAAACCGCTTCGTGTATATACTCATCATCTCAATGATTCAATTACTATCCCTGATTATTTCTCAAATAGATTTAAAGAGAGAAAAAACTATCTTCGAATTACAACTGCGATTGTTATTCTTATTTTTTATACGCTCTACACATCTTCAGGGCTTGTTGGCGGAGCCAAGCTTTTTGAAGCTACTTTTAACTTAGAGTATTCAACTGCTCTTATTGTTGGGAGTGTTATTATAGTTTCATATACGTTCTTAGGCGGATATAACGCTGTAAGCTGGACGGATTTTATTCAAGGCATTCTTATGATGATTGCTCTTGTTATAACTCCTGTTGTGGTTTTGTATGAGATAGGTGGTGTTGGTGAGGCTATAAAAATCATAGAACTTCATGACGCTTCAATGCTTGATATATTTAGGGGTAGCTCACTTATAGGTATCATCTCACTTCTTTCTTGGGGGCTTGGGTATTTTGGACAACCTCATATTCTAGTACGATTTATGTCCATTAGAGATGAAAATGAGATTCATCGTGCAAAAGCTATAGGTATGAGCTGGATGGGTATATCAATACTAGGCTCTCTTGCTGTTGGATTTTTTGGGTTTGTTTATGTTGTAGCAAATGGGGTTGATTTACAAGATAGTGAGAAGATTTTTATAACTCTCTCCCAACTTCTGTTTAATCCTTGGATAGCAGGATTTTTGCTTGCAGCCATTTTAGCAGCAATAATGAGTACAATCGATTCCCAACTCCTTGTTTCATCTTCTGTTTTAACTAGAGATATTTATCATGCTATCCTTAGAAAGGATGCAAGCGACAAAGAGCTAGTCTGGGTTGGTCGCTCTACTGTTATAGTAATAGCCATAATAGCTTGGTACATCTCAAGTGATGAAAACTCTAGTGTATTGCAACTTGTATCTTATGCTTGGGCTGGTTTTGGTGCGGCTTTTGGACCGCTTATAATTCTCTCTCTTTACAATCAAAATATAACAAAAGTTGGTGCAATAGCAGGAATGATAGTTGGCTCTTTGAGTGTTATTATCTATAAAAATTTAGAGGGTGGAATCTTTGACATGTATGAACTTCTACCTGGATTTATCTTAGCTTGGATTGCTATATTAATCTTTAGCAGAGTTGGTGAGGGTGCTTCTAGTGAGAATAAAGAGATATTTAGCGAGGTTAGAGATAAGTTAAAATAG